From one Streptomyces sp. SCSIO 30461 genomic stretch:
- the pta gene encoding phosphate acetyltransferase produces the protein MTRSVYVTGIDRGDGRQVVDLGMMELLTRQVDRVGVFHPLMHDGPDRLFDLLRVRYRLTQDPASVYGMAYDEAAALQAEKGTDELVSQLVERFLAVAREYEVVLVLGTDFHATQLPDELALNARLANEFGASVIAVVGGKGQTAESVRAETRNAHRAYEVLGCDILAMVVNRVAPQDREAIAERLAARVPVPCYVIPDEPALAAPTVAQVTQALGATVLLGDDSGLARDALGFVFGGAMLPNLLKALTPGCMVVTPGDRADLVVGALAAHSAGTPPIAGLLLTLDERPADSILALASRLAPGTPVISVPGGSFPTAAELFAMEGRLSAATPRKAETAIGLFERYVDTAGLLARVEVARTGRVTPMMFEHDLLEQARAVRRRVVLPEGTEERVLRAADVLLRRNVCDLTLLGDAEAIRKKAADLGIDLGDVQIIDPARSELRERFAERYARLRAHRGVSVELAHDVVSDVNYFGTLMVQEGLADGMVSGSVHSTASTIRPAFEIIKTKPDAGIVSSVFFMCLADKVLVYGDCAVNPDPDAEQLADIAVQSAATAARFGVEPRIAMLSYSTGSSGSGADVDKVREATKLVRERHPELKIEGPIQYDAAVAPSVAATKLPGSEVAGQATVLVFPDLNTGNNTYKAVQRSAGAVAVGPVLQGLRKPVNDLSRGALVSDIVNTVAITAIQSQPQSLSQAPSPSPSQE, from the coding sequence GTGACCCGCAGCGTGTACGTGACCGGGATCGACCGCGGCGACGGCCGCCAGGTGGTGGATCTGGGGATGATGGAGCTCCTGACCCGGCAGGTGGACCGCGTGGGCGTGTTCCACCCCCTGATGCACGACGGGCCCGACCGGCTGTTCGACCTGCTGCGCGTCCGCTACCGGCTCACCCAGGATCCGGCATCCGTGTACGGCATGGCATACGACGAAGCCGCCGCGCTCCAGGCGGAGAAGGGCACCGACGAGTTGGTGTCCCAACTGGTCGAGCGTTTCCTCGCGGTGGCGAGGGAGTACGAGGTGGTGCTCGTACTCGGCACGGACTTCCACGCCACCCAACTCCCCGACGAGCTCGCGCTGAACGCACGGCTGGCCAACGAGTTCGGCGCGTCCGTCATCGCCGTGGTGGGCGGCAAGGGCCAGACCGCGGAGTCCGTACGCGCCGAGACCCGCAACGCCCACCGTGCCTACGAGGTGCTGGGCTGCGACATCCTCGCCATGGTGGTGAACCGGGTGGCGCCGCAGGACCGCGAGGCGATCGCCGAACGGCTCGCCGCCCGCGTACCCGTCCCGTGCTATGTCATACCCGACGAACCGGCGCTGGCTGCCCCTACGGTTGCCCAGGTCACCCAGGCGCTGGGAGCGACAGTGCTGCTCGGGGACGACTCGGGGCTGGCCCGCGACGCGCTCGGCTTCGTCTTCGGTGGCGCGATGCTGCCGAATCTGCTGAAGGCCCTGACTCCCGGCTGCATGGTCGTCACCCCGGGTGACCGCGCCGATCTCGTGGTCGGCGCGCTCGCCGCACACTCAGCGGGAACTCCGCCCATCGCGGGACTGCTGCTGACCCTGGACGAGCGGCCCGCCGACTCGATCCTGGCCCTGGCCTCCCGACTGGCGCCCGGCACCCCGGTGATCTCGGTGCCCGGCGGCTCCTTCCCCACCGCCGCCGAGCTCTTCGCGATGGAGGGCCGGTTGAGCGCGGCGACACCGCGTAAGGCGGAGACCGCGATCGGGCTCTTCGAGCGCTATGTCGACACCGCGGGACTGCTCGCCCGGGTCGAGGTCGCGCGCACCGGGCGGGTCACCCCGATGATGTTCGAGCACGATCTGCTGGAGCAGGCCCGCGCCGTCCGGCGCCGGGTCGTGCTGCCCGAGGGCACCGAGGAGCGGGTGCTGCGCGCCGCCGATGTGCTGCTGCGCCGCAACGTCTGCGACCTCACGCTGCTCGGCGATGCCGAGGCGATCCGCAAGAAGGCGGCGGACCTCGGCATCGACCTCGGCGACGTGCAGATCATCGATCCCGCGCGCTCCGAGCTGCGCGAGCGATTCGCCGAGCGGTACGCACGGCTGCGCGCCCACCGCGGAGTCTCCGTCGAACTGGCGCACGACGTCGTGTCGGACGTCAACTACTTCGGCACCCTGATGGTCCAGGAGGGCCTGGCGGACGGCATGGTGTCGGGTTCGGTGCACTCCACCGCGTCGACGATCCGGCCCGCCTTCGAGATCATCAAGACCAAGCCCGATGCCGGGATCGTGTCCTCCGTCTTCTTCATGTGCCTCGCCGACAAGGTGCTGGTGTACGGGGACTGCGCGGTCAACCCCGACCCGGACGCCGAGCAACTCGCCGACATCGCGGTGCAGTCGGCTGCCACGGCTGCGCGCTTCGGCGTGGAGCCGCGGATCGCGATGCTGTCGTACTCCACCGGCAGTTCCGGCTCGGGCGCCGATGTGGACAAGGTGCGCGAGGCCACCAAGCTGGTGCGCGAGCGGCATCCCGAGCTCAAGATCGAGGGCCCCATCCAGTACGACGCGGCGGTGGCGCCCTCCGTCGCCGCGACCAAGCTGCCGGGGTCCGAAGTGGCCGGCCAGGCCACGGTGCTGGTCTTCCCCGACCTGAACACCGGGAACAACACGTACAAGGCGGTGCAGCGTTCGGCCGGAGCGGTGGCCGTCGGTCCAGTGCTCCAGGGGCTGCGCAAGCCGGTCAACGACCTCTCCCGGGGCGCTCTCGTCAGCGACATCGTCAACACGGTCGCGATCACCGCCATCCAGTCCCAGCCGCAGTCCCTGTCCCAGGCCCCGTCCCCGTCCCCGTCCCAGGAGTAG
- a CDS encoding ATP-dependent 6-phosphofructokinase — protein MRIGVLTAGGDCPGLNAVIRSVVHRAMTGYGDEVIGFEDGFKGLLDGHYRPLDLNAVGGILARGGTILGSARLERSRLREAAENSTELARRYGIDVLIPIGGEGTLTAARMLSEAGMPVVGVPKTIDNDISATDRTFGFDTAVTVATEAIDRLMTTAESHQRVMVVEVMGRHAGWIALESGMAGGAHGICLPERPFEVDDLVKMVEERFARGKRFAVICVAEGAHPVQGSMDYRKGEIDQYGHERFLGIGGRLAVELERRLGKEAKPVILGHVQRGGVPTAYDRVLATRFGWHAVEAAHQGEFGLMTALRGTEVVLVPLAEAVTRLKTVPPDRFCEAESVF, from the coding sequence ATGCGTATCGGAGTCCTCACCGCGGGCGGCGACTGCCCGGGCCTGAACGCAGTGATCCGGTCGGTCGTCCACCGCGCCATGACCGGCTACGGAGACGAAGTCATCGGTTTCGAGGACGGATTCAAGGGCCTGCTCGACGGCCACTACCGTCCGCTCGACCTCAACGCCGTCGGCGGCATCCTGGCCCGCGGCGGCACCATCCTCGGCTCGGCCCGCCTCGAACGCTCCCGGCTGCGCGAAGCCGCCGAGAACAGCACCGAGTTGGCCCGGCGGTACGGCATCGACGTGCTGATCCCGATCGGTGGCGAAGGAACGCTCACCGCGGCCCGGATGCTGTCCGAGGCCGGAATGCCCGTCGTGGGAGTGCCGAAGACCATCGACAACGACATCTCGGCCACCGACCGCACCTTCGGTTTCGACACCGCCGTCACCGTCGCCACCGAGGCGATCGACCGCCTCATGACCACGGCGGAGTCGCACCAGCGGGTCATGGTGGTCGAGGTGATGGGGCGGCACGCCGGCTGGATCGCGCTGGAGTCCGGAATGGCGGGCGGCGCCCACGGGATCTGCCTGCCGGAACGCCCCTTCGAGGTCGACGACCTGGTGAAGATGGTGGAGGAGCGTTTCGCCCGGGGCAAGCGGTTCGCCGTCATCTGCGTCGCCGAGGGCGCCCACCCCGTCCAGGGCTCCATGGACTACCGCAAGGGCGAGATCGACCAGTACGGCCACGAGCGCTTCCTGGGTATCGGCGGACGCCTCGCCGTCGAGCTGGAACGCAGGCTCGGCAAGGAGGCCAAGCCCGTGATCCTGGGGCACGTCCAGCGCGGCGGTGTGCCGACCGCGTACGACAGGGTGCTCGCGACCCGCTTCGGCTGGCACGCGGTCGAGGCGGCGCATCAGGGCGAGTTCGGCCTGATGACGGCGCTGCGCGGTACCGAGGTGGTGCTGGTGCCGCTGGCGGAGGCGGTCACCCGGCTGAAGACGGTGCCGCCGGACCGGTTCTGCGAGGCGGAGTCGGTCTTCTGA
- a CDS encoding response regulator: MSGARNVRVLVVEDDPVAADAHALYVGRVPGFGVAGVAHSRAEAHRLLERTPVDLILLDLYLPDGHGLQLLRSLRAGGHAADVIAVTSARDLAVVREGVSLGVVQYVLKPFAFATLRDRLVRYAEFRAAAGEASGQEDVDRALATLRAPQPAALPKGLSGPTLEAVTRALRDSPGGVTAAETGAALGISRITARRYLEHLVSAGRADRSPQYGQIGRPELQYRWLPSDR; encoded by the coding sequence ATGAGCGGCGCCCGGAATGTGCGTGTACTCGTCGTGGAGGACGACCCGGTCGCGGCCGACGCGCACGCGCTCTACGTCGGACGCGTACCCGGCTTCGGCGTCGCCGGTGTGGCGCACTCGCGCGCCGAGGCGCACCGGTTGCTGGAGCGGACTCCCGTCGACCTGATCCTGCTCGACCTGTATCTGCCCGACGGGCACGGGCTCCAACTGCTGCGGTCGCTGCGCGCGGGCGGGCATGCGGCGGACGTCATCGCCGTCACATCGGCCCGTGATCTGGCGGTCGTGCGTGAGGGAGTGTCGCTCGGGGTGGTGCAGTATGTGCTCAAGCCTTTCGCCTTCGCCACCCTGCGCGATCGCCTCGTCCGATACGCCGAGTTCCGGGCTGCCGCGGGTGAGGCGTCGGGCCAGGAGGACGTGGACCGGGCCCTCGCGACACTCCGTGCGCCGCAACCCGCCGCGCTTCCGAAGGGGTTGAGCGGCCCGACGCTGGAAGCGGTCACCCGTGCCCTGCGCGACTCCCCCGGCGGGGTGACGGCCGCCGAGACCGGGGCCGCGCTGGGGATCTCCCGGATCACCGCACGGCGCTATCTGGAGCACCTGGTGTCGGCGGGGCGTGCGGACCGCAGTCCCCAGTACGGGCAGATCGGCCGTCCCGAGCTCCAGTACCGCTGGCTCCCGTCCGACCGCTGA
- a CDS encoding ATP-binding protein — MHIRRPRPRPRSLAGQLFAMQVVLVAAVVAGCAVFAYLTDRDQAEETARRQTVATATAVADSPSVIVAARTDRAEPGIRGRAADGAPGAVFSEVARTSAVLQPYAERVREDSGVDFVVIMAPDGTRWTHPEPEQIGRTYIGHTAEALQGRTFSETHKGVLGLSVRTITPVRDGGRIVALVSAGITIDRISAQVSQQLTALLGTAGAALALGGAGTYVINARLRRHTHGMNAAELSRMHDYHEATLHALREGLLMLDGQRRIALINDGARELLGLGPDSVGRGPAELGLPPGLTGALLASEPRVDELHLTSDRVLVVSTQPVVGGERRGTVVTLRDHTELQSLTGELDSERGFSQVLRAQAHEAANRLHTVVSLIELGRTDEAVRFATAELELAQALTDRVVSAVGEPVLAALLLGKAAQANESGVELVLSDDSRIDDGVLPPWLSTRDLVTILGNLIDNAVEAASAPGARAGAPPPARSRVTVSARADGRELVLRVGDSGSGVGSGDRDAVFERGWSTRGPGRGLGLALVRQAVHRGRGTVEIAQAPDGGAQFTVRLPLRAEEPAEEPGARAGEPGGDEAGARMGEPAGEGVSG; from the coding sequence ATGCACATACGGCGTCCACGCCCCCGACCCCGGAGCCTCGCCGGCCAGCTCTTCGCGATGCAGGTCGTCCTGGTCGCGGCGGTCGTGGCCGGGTGCGCCGTGTTCGCGTATCTCACCGACCGGGACCAGGCGGAGGAGACCGCGCGGCGGCAGACGGTGGCGACCGCCACGGCGGTGGCCGACTCGCCGTCGGTGATCGTGGCGGCGCGGACGGACCGGGCGGAGCCGGGCATCCGCGGGCGGGCGGCGGACGGTGCGCCGGGCGCCGTGTTCAGCGAGGTCGCACGGACCAGTGCGGTGCTCCAGCCCTACGCGGAGCGGGTGCGCGAGGACTCCGGTGTGGACTTCGTGGTGATCATGGCGCCCGACGGGACCCGCTGGACCCATCCGGAACCGGAGCAGATCGGCCGCACCTACATCGGGCACACCGCCGAGGCGTTGCAGGGCCGGACCTTCTCCGAGACGCACAAGGGGGTGCTCGGCCTCTCGGTGCGGACGATCACTCCGGTACGCGACGGCGGCCGAATCGTCGCCCTGGTCAGCGCGGGCATCACCATCGACCGGATCAGCGCGCAGGTGTCCCAGCAGCTCACCGCGCTGCTGGGGACGGCGGGAGCCGCGCTGGCACTGGGCGGCGCGGGCACGTATGTGATCAACGCCCGGCTGCGGAGGCACACACACGGGATGAACGCGGCCGAGCTCAGCCGGATGCACGACTACCACGAGGCCACGCTGCACGCGCTGCGCGAGGGGCTGCTGATGCTGGACGGGCAGCGGCGGATCGCGTTGATCAACGACGGCGCCCGGGAACTGCTGGGCCTCGGCCCCGACTCAGTAGGGCGCGGCCCGGCCGAACTCGGGCTGCCGCCGGGGCTCACCGGCGCCCTGCTGGCCAGTGAGCCGCGGGTGGACGAACTTCATCTGACCTCGGACCGGGTGCTGGTCGTGTCGACCCAGCCGGTGGTCGGCGGAGAGCGTCGGGGCACGGTGGTGACCCTGCGGGACCACACCGAACTCCAGTCGCTCACCGGCGAGCTGGACTCGGAGCGCGGATTCAGCCAGGTGCTGCGCGCCCAGGCGCATGAGGCGGCGAACCGCCTGCACACCGTGGTCTCGCTGATCGAACTGGGCCGTACGGACGAGGCGGTGCGGTTCGCCACCGCCGAACTGGAGCTGGCGCAGGCGCTCACGGACCGTGTGGTGAGCGCGGTCGGCGAACCGGTGCTGGCGGCGCTGCTGCTGGGCAAGGCGGCGCAAGCCAATGAGAGCGGTGTGGAGCTGGTGCTCAGCGATGACAGCCGCATCGATGACGGTGTGCTGCCGCCCTGGCTGTCCACGCGCGATCTGGTGACGATCCTGGGCAACCTCATCGACAACGCGGTGGAGGCGGCGTCCGCGCCGGGCGCGCGTGCGGGAGCGCCCCCGCCCGCGCGGTCGCGGGTCACCGTCTCCGCCCGCGCCGACGGTCGCGAACTCGTACTCCGCGTCGGCGACAGCGGCTCGGGCGTGGGATCCGGCGACAGGGACGCGGTGTTCGAGCGCGGCTGGTCGACCCGGGGTCCCGGCAGGGGCCTCGGCCTCGCCCTCGTACGGCAGGCCGTGCACAGGGGCCGTGGCACCGTCGAGATCGCCCAGGCGCCCGACGGCGGTGCCCAATTCACCGTACGGCTGCCGCTGCGTGCGGAGGAACCGGCCGAAGAGCCGGGCGCGCGCGCAGGCGAACCGGGGGGCGACGAGGCAGGCGCCCGCATGGGCGAACCGGCGGGCGAAGGGGTGAGCGGATGA
- a CDS encoding cation:dicarboxylate symporter family transporter: MATAPAAARRDRTHYLYLAVIGAVALGIAVGFAAPGVAVELKPLGTGFVNLIKMMISPIIFCTIVLGVGSVRKAAKVGAVGGLALGYFLVMSTIALGIGLVVGNILEPGSGLHLTEAAKAAGEKQAAGASEGTVDFLLGVIPTTLVSAFTEGEVLQTLLVALLAGFALQAMGSAGEPVLRGIGHIQRLVFRILAMIMWAAPVGAFGAIAAVVGETGVDALKSLAVIMIGFYVTCALFVLVVLGTLLRLAAGVNLFALLRYLGREFLLILSTSSSESALPRLIAKMEHLGVSKPVVGITVPTGYSFNLDGTAIYLTMGSLFVAEAMGTPLSVGEQISLLVFMIIASKGAAGVTGAGLATLAGGLQSHKPALVDGVGLIVGIDRFMSEARALTNFAGNAVATVLIGTWTKEIDKERVAEVLAGRVPFDERTLLDESGDRAPAVSAESDVPDQREQPVPVPTVKV, from the coding sequence GTGGCAACCGCACCAGCAGCCGCACGGCGGGACCGTACGCACTACCTGTATCTCGCCGTCATCGGTGCCGTCGCCCTCGGCATCGCCGTGGGCTTCGCGGCCCCCGGTGTCGCCGTCGAGCTCAAGCCGCTGGGCACCGGCTTTGTGAACCTGATCAAGATGATGATCTCCCCCATCATCTTCTGCACGATCGTGCTCGGCGTGGGCTCGGTCCGCAAAGCCGCCAAGGTGGGCGCGGTCGGCGGCCTCGCCCTCGGTTACTTCCTGGTGATGTCCACCATCGCCCTCGGGATCGGCCTGGTCGTCGGCAACATCCTGGAGCCGGGATCCGGCCTCCACCTCACCGAGGCAGCGAAGGCGGCCGGCGAGAAGCAGGCGGCCGGTGCCAGTGAGGGCACGGTGGACTTCCTGCTCGGTGTCATCCCCACGACCCTGGTCTCGGCCTTCACCGAGGGCGAGGTCCTCCAGACGCTGCTGGTCGCTCTGCTGGCGGGCTTCGCGCTCCAGGCCATGGGCAGCGCCGGGGAGCCGGTCCTGCGCGGCATCGGCCACATCCAGCGCCTGGTCTTCCGCATCCTCGCGATGATCATGTGGGCCGCTCCGGTGGGCGCCTTCGGCGCGATCGCCGCGGTGGTGGGCGAGACCGGTGTCGACGCGCTCAAGTCGCTCGCGGTCATCATGATCGGCTTCTATGTCACCTGCGCGCTGTTCGTCCTGGTCGTGCTCGGCACGTTGCTGCGACTGGCCGCCGGGGTGAATCTGTTCGCCCTGCTCAGGTATCTGGGCCGGGAGTTCCTGTTGATCCTCTCCACCTCGTCGTCCGAGTCCGCGCTGCCGCGCCTGATCGCGAAGATGGAGCACCTGGGCGTCTCGAAGCCGGTGGTGGGCATCACCGTGCCGACCGGTTACTCCTTCAACCTCGACGGCACCGCGATCTATCTGACGATGGGTTCCCTGTTCGTCGCCGAGGCGATGGGCACCCCGCTGTCGGTGGGCGAGCAGATCTCGCTGCTGGTCTTCATGATCATCGCGTCCAAGGGCGCCGCGGGCGTCACCGGCGCGGGACTCGCGACGCTCGCCGGCGGCCTGCAGTCGCACAAGCCCGCGCTGGTGGACGGGGTCGGCCTGATCGTCGGTATCGACCGCTTCATGAGCGAGGCGCGCGCCCTGACCAATTTCGCGGGCAACGCCGTCGCCACCGTGCTCATCGGCACCTGGACCAAGGAGATCGACAAGGAGCGGGTCGCCGAGGTGCTTGCAGGGCGGGTCCCGTTCGACGAGCGGACCCTGCTCGACGAGTCCGGCGACCGGGCGCCCGCAGTGTCGGCCGAGAGCGACGTACCGGACCAGCGGGAGCAGCCCGTGCCCGTGCCGACCGTGAAGGTCTGA
- a CDS encoding Lrp/AsnC family transcriptional regulator, translating to MGVPASAPKEQRHSRSGTEEASGGAFDPVDRHILEIIQADGRITLSELGRRVSLSPAAVAERVRRLESSGVITGYGAHVSPARLGYGIQAFIRVSPYAGHGIGHPRSRELFARPEVLEGHHVVGGDCWILKVATRDTVHLEGVLEQTSALGRTTTSIVLTSPRERRPLSPAARRA from the coding sequence ATGGGAGTTCCGGCCTCCGCGCCGAAAGAACAACGGCATTCGCGGTCAGGCACCGAGGAAGCCTCGGGGGGCGCCTTCGACCCGGTCGACCGGCACATTCTGGAAATCATCCAGGCCGACGGCCGCATCACCCTCAGCGAACTCGGCAGGAGGGTCAGCCTCAGTCCGGCCGCGGTCGCCGAGAGGGTGCGGCGGCTGGAGTCGAGCGGCGTGATCACCGGTTACGGCGCGCATGTGTCACCGGCTCGGCTCGGCTACGGCATCCAGGCATTCATCCGGGTCAGCCCGTACGCCGGCCACGGCATCGGGCATCCGCGCTCCCGGGAGCTCTTCGCGCGGCCGGAGGTCCTGGAAGGACACCATGTCGTCGGCGGGGACTGCTGGATCCTCAAGGTGGCCACGAGGGACACCGTGCATCTGGAGGGCGTCCTCGAGCAGACCTCGGCGCTGGGGCGTACGACCACCTCGATCGTGCTCACCTCACCACGGGAGCGCCGGCCCCTGTCGCCCGCCGCCCGCCGGGCCTGA
- a CDS encoding ATP-binding domain-containing protein: MSTEELRQEQQFVSVVHERLDQLRAEAEVAASAVVKQTGTGRQARVERDIAVIEHSATLAALDAADAGLCFGRIDHRDGVTYHIGRTGIRRDDRERTPLLIDWRAPVARPFYLATGYEPMGLRRRRHITTEGRTVTALHDEIMDLSDTTRTGYESHDADEVLLASLNSARTGRMADIVATIQAEQDRIIRAPQHGVLVVEGGPGTGKTAVALHRAAYLLYAYREQLAKRAVLIVGPNPAFLGYIGEVLPSLGETGVLLATIGELFPGVHATATESPAAAAVKGGARMAGVLAEAVRDRQQVPGKGEPIVIPHDDGELTLDWDMAVEARHKARETGLPHNLARPYFVFHLIDDLTAQLVDRIGADPYGGPNFLGPDDIAQLGKAVAASPEVHSAIASLWPPLTPREFLADFLADPVHLDDDDAALIRRGHGARSAWTPADVPLLDEAAELLGADDSAARAAAEAERARQIAYAQGVLDVSYASRTYEFEDKEDIDADASEVLSAHDVIDAERMAERHEERDHRSAAERAAADRTWAFGHIIVDEAQELSAMAWRLLMRRSPSRSMTLVGDPAQTADAAGCGSWQDILGPYVQDRWQHTRLGVNYRTPAEIMDLAAAALRVNQPGFEPPRSVRSTGTMPWAERVTEEDRAAAVLAAVEREKPADGRLAVIAPRELHGELRALGDTTSGTVDLTGTVDLTRTVVLLDPRQAKGLEFDAVIVVEPARFGDSDLYVALTRATQRLGLVHTGELPAALADQPGR, translated from the coding sequence TTGTCAACCGAGGAATTGCGGCAGGAACAGCAATTCGTCTCCGTCGTCCATGAGCGGCTCGACCAGCTCAGGGCGGAGGCCGAGGTCGCCGCGTCCGCCGTCGTCAAGCAGACCGGTACCGGACGGCAGGCGCGCGTCGAACGCGACATCGCCGTGATCGAGCACTCAGCCACGCTCGCCGCGCTCGACGCCGCCGACGCCGGGCTGTGCTTCGGGCGCATCGACCACCGGGACGGTGTGACGTACCACATCGGCCGCACCGGAATCCGGCGTGACGACCGCGAACGCACTCCGCTGCTGATCGACTGGCGGGCACCCGTGGCCCGGCCGTTCTATCTCGCGACCGGATACGAACCCATGGGGTTGCGGCGCCGCCGGCACATCACCACCGAAGGGCGTACCGTCACCGCTCTGCACGACGAAATCATGGACCTCAGCGACACCACCCGCACCGGGTACGAGTCGCATGACGCCGACGAGGTGCTGCTGGCCTCGCTCAACAGCGCCCGCACCGGGCGGATGGCGGACATCGTCGCGACCATCCAGGCCGAGCAGGACCGGATCATCCGCGCCCCGCAGCACGGGGTGCTCGTGGTGGAGGGCGGTCCCGGCACCGGAAAGACCGCCGTGGCGCTGCACCGGGCCGCGTATCTGCTGTACGCGTACCGGGAACAGCTGGCCAAGCGGGCCGTGCTGATCGTCGGTCCCAACCCCGCGTTCCTCGGCTACATCGGCGAGGTGCTGCCCTCGCTCGGTGAGACGGGTGTGCTGCTCGCGACCATCGGCGAACTGTTCCCCGGAGTGCACGCCACCGCCACCGAAAGCCCCGCGGCCGCGGCCGTGAAGGGCGGGGCCCGTATGGCGGGCGTGCTGGCCGAAGCGGTCCGGGACCGGCAGCAGGTGCCCGGGAAGGGTGAGCCGATCGTCATCCCGCACGACGACGGCGAGTTGACCCTGGACTGGGACATGGCCGTCGAGGCCCGGCACAAGGCCCGCGAGACCGGGCTGCCGCACAACCTCGCCCGTCCCTACTTCGTGTTCCACCTCATCGACGACCTCACCGCCCAGCTCGTGGACCGGATCGGGGCCGACCCCTACGGCGGCCCCAACTTCCTCGGACCCGACGACATCGCCCAGCTCGGAAAGGCCGTCGCCGCCAGCCCCGAGGTGCACTCCGCCATCGCCTCGCTGTGGCCGCCGCTCACACCCCGCGAGTTCCTCGCCGACTTCCTCGCCGATCCGGTGCACCTGGACGACGACGATGCCGCTCTGATCCGCCGCGGCCACGGCGCGCGGTCGGCGTGGACTCCGGCCGACGTGCCGCTGCTGGACGAGGCGGCCGAACTGCTCGGTGCCGACGACTCAGCGGCCCGTGCGGCCGCCGAGGCCGAGCGGGCCCGGCAGATCGCCTATGCGCAAGGCGTGCTCGATGTCTCGTACGCCTCCCGTACCTACGAGTTCGAGGACAAGGAGGACATCGACGCCGACGCCTCCGAGGTGCTGTCCGCGCACGACGTCATCGACGCCGAGCGGATGGCCGAGCGGCACGAGGAGCGCGACCACCGCAGCGCGGCCGAGCGGGCCGCCGCCGACCGCACCTGGGCCTTCGGCCACATCATCGTGGACGAGGCACAGGAACTGTCCGCCATGGCCTGGCGCTTGCTGATGCGGCGCAGCCCCAGCCGGTCGATGACCCTGGTCGGCGACCCGGCGCAGACCGCCGACGCGGCCGGGTGCGGCTCCTGGCAGGACATCCTCGGGCCGTACGTCCAGGACCGCTGGCAGCACACCAGGCTCGGGGTCAACTACCGTACGCCCGCCGAGATCATGGATCTGGCGGCAGCCGCCCTGCGGGTGAACCAGCCGGGCTTCGAGCCTCCGAGGTCCGTACGGTCCACCGGGACCATGCCCTGGGCCGAACGGGTAACGGAAGAAGACCGGGCCGCCGCGGTGCTCGCGGCCGTGGAGCGCGAGAAGCCCGCCGACGGGAGGCTGGCGGTGATCGCGCCGCGTGAGCTGCACGGGGAGCTGCGGGCGCTCGGCGACACGACGAGCGGGACCGTCGATCTGACCGGGACCGTCGACCTGACCAGGACCGTCGTGTTGCTCGACCCGAGACAGGCGAAGGGCCTGGAGTTCGACGCCGTGATCGTGGTGGAGCCGGCCCGTTTCGGGGACAGCGATCTGTATGTGGCGCTGACCCGGGCCACCCAGCGGCTGGGCCTGGTGCACACCGGAGAGCTGCCCGCAGCGCTCGCGGATCAGCCGGGGCGTTGA